One region of bacterium genomic DNA includes:
- a CDS encoding N-acetyltransferase: protein MPRHIDPHVLLGYRTGRRNVPLELVIGPEAYLRTGTVIYQGSTLGAGLETGHNVVIREQNTIGDHCAIWNNTVIDYGCRIGSGVKIHSNCYIAQYTEIQDGVFLAPGVTIANDPHPGCPQSAECMRGPVIEAGAQIGVNVTILPMVRIGARALVGSGAVVTRDVPAEMVVYGNPARVGRSIYALGCPAELRERPYEPPA, encoded by the coding sequence ATGCCGCGGCACATCGACCCGCACGTCCTGCTCGGCTATCGCACCGGCCGCCGCAACGTCCCGCTCGAACTGGTGATCGGGCCCGAAGCCTACCTGCGCACGGGTACCGTGATCTACCAGGGCAGCACCTTGGGCGCCGGCTTGGAGACCGGCCACAACGTCGTCATCCGCGAGCAGAATACGATCGGCGATCACTGCGCGATCTGGAACAACACGGTGATCGACTACGGTTGCCGGATCGGCAGCGGCGTCAAGATCCACAGCAACTGCTACATCGCGCAGTACACGGAAATCCAGGACGGCGTCTTCCTGGCGCCGGGCGTGACGATCGCCAACGATCCCCACCCCGGCTGCCCCCAGTCGGCGGAGTGCATGCGGGGCCCCGTCATCGAGGCGGGCGCCCAGATCGGCGTCAACGTCACCATCCTGCCGATGGTGCGGATCGGCGCGCGCGCCCTCGTGGGCAGCGGCGCCGTGGTCACGCGCGACGTGCCGGCGGAAATGGTGGTCTACGGCAACCCGGCCCGCGTGGGGAGGTCCATCTACGCCCTCGGCTGTCCCGCTGAACTTCGCGAGCGACCCTACGAGCCGCCGGCCTGA
- a CDS encoding Gfo/Idh/MocA family oxidoreductase has product MITLGVIGTGYWGPNLVRNFVNLPGARVTRVSDLSRERLQHMEKLYPFLETTQDYRVLMDDPAIDAIVIATPVSSHAKLAREALSAGKHVFVEKPLSSSAEDSLQLVRLAREKSLVGMVGHTFIYSPAVLKIKELLDSGELGEVYYVSTTRVNLGLFQDDINVVWDLAPHDLSIFTFLLDAEPERVQGVGHSYIQPGIEDVAFLAYTFPGGRLANIHVSWLDPNKIRRTTVVGSKKMLVYDDTSNVEKIRVYDKGVDVHRHYDTFGEFQLAYRFGDIHIPKLDDGEPLKVETAHFLECIRQGVPCRSGLEHGHHVVCALEAACLSMREGGRSVEIEYNLSRAF; this is encoded by the coding sequence ATGATCACCTTGGGCGTCATCGGGACCGGCTACTGGGGCCCCAACCTCGTGCGGAACTTCGTCAACCTGCCGGGCGCCCGGGTCACCCGGGTCAGCGACCTCTCCCGGGAGCGGCTCCAGCACATGGAGAAGCTCTATCCCTTCCTGGAAACGACGCAGGACTACCGCGTGCTGATGGACGATCCGGCGATCGACGCCATCGTCATCGCAACCCCTGTGAGCAGCCACGCGAAGCTGGCCCGCGAAGCATTGAGCGCCGGCAAGCACGTCTTCGTGGAGAAGCCGCTCAGCAGCAGCGCCGAGGACAGCCTGCAGCTCGTCAGGCTGGCGCGAGAGAAGAGTCTCGTCGGCATGGTCGGCCACACCTTCATCTATTCGCCGGCCGTGCTGAAGATCAAGGAGCTCCTCGACTCGGGCGAGCTGGGTGAAGTCTACTACGTGAGTACGACGCGCGTGAACCTGGGGCTCTTCCAGGACGACATCAACGTCGTCTGGGACCTCGCGCCGCACGACTTGTCGATCTTCACCTTCCTCCTCGACGCCGAGCCGGAGCGCGTGCAGGGTGTCGGTCACAGCTACATCCAGCCCGGGATCGAGGATGTCGCCTTTCTTGCCTACACTTTCCCGGGCGGGCGGCTCGCGAACATCCACGTCAGTTGGCTCGACCCCAACAAGATCCGCCGCACGACGGTGGTGGGCTCCAAGAAGATGCTGGTCTACGACGACACGTCCAACGTGGAGAAGATCCGCGTCTACGACAAGGGCGTCGACGTGCACCGCCACTACGACACTTTCGGCGAGTTCCAGCTGGCCTACCGCTTCGGCGACATCCACATCCCCAAGCTCGACGATGGCGAGCCGCTCAAGGTGGAAACCGCGCACTTCCTCGAGTGCATCCGCCAGGGTGTGCCCTGCCGCTCCGGCCTCGAGCACGGCCACCACGTCGTCTGCGCCCTCGAGGCGGCCTGCCTTTCGATGCGCGAGGGTGGACGCAGCGTCGAAATCGAGTACAATCTCAGCCGCGCCTTCTAG
- a CDS encoding sugar transferase, whose product MKKTSMVVTSAAEAYGVGLPPQLTLVLPIASASAYERGSFAKRAFDMVAAGLGIAVLAPLFLGLYLAIRLSSRGPAIYVQRRVGADGRRFDFYKFRTMAHRSDDSIHRAYSERLINGWAQRDGGRAFKLTADPRVTPIGRFLRKSSLDELPQLFNVLRGDMSLVGPRPPIEYEVEHYQDWHKQRLQAKPGITGLWQVSGRSQVPFDEMVMLDIHYMEHWSFLLDLKILLRTIPVVLFGVGGY is encoded by the coding sequence TTGAAGAAGACTTCGATGGTGGTCACCTCCGCGGCGGAAGCCTACGGAGTGGGCCTCCCGCCCCAGTTGACTCTGGTTTTGCCCATAGCCAGCGCCAGTGCCTACGAGCGCGGTAGTTTCGCCAAGCGGGCCTTCGACATGGTAGCCGCGGGCCTGGGTATTGCGGTCCTCGCGCCGCTCTTCTTGGGCCTCTACCTCGCCATCCGCCTGAGTTCGCGGGGGCCGGCGATCTACGTGCAGCGACGCGTGGGGGCCGATGGGCGACGCTTCGATTTCTACAAGTTCCGGACGATGGCGCACCGCAGCGACGATTCCATCCACCGCGCCTACTCCGAACGCTTGATCAATGGCTGGGCCCAGCGGGATGGCGGCCGGGCCTTCAAGCTGACCGCCGATCCGCGCGTGACGCCGATCGGTCGTTTTCTGCGCAAGAGCAGTCTGGACGAGCTGCCGCAGCTGTTCAACGTGTTGCGCGGCGACATGAGCCTCGTCGGGCCGCGCCCCCCGATCGAGTACGAGGTCGAGCACTACCAGGACTGGCACAAGCAGCGCCTGCAGGCCAAGCCGGGCATCACCGGGCTCTGGCAGGTGAGCGGACGCAGCCAGGTGCCCTTCGACGAGATGGTCATGCTCGACATCCACTACATGGAACACTGGTCGTTCCTGCTCGACCTCAAGATCCTGCTCAGGACGATTCCCGTCGTGCTCTTCGGCGTCGGCGGCTATTGA